The following proteins are encoded in a genomic region of Sesamum indicum cultivar Zhongzhi No. 13 linkage group LG8, S_indicum_v1.0, whole genome shotgun sequence:
- the LOC105168917 gene encoding ATP-dependent Clp protease proteolytic subunit-related protein 3, chloroplastic isoform X2: MDKKEYPDPLDRTRPDPTRPLIPAPNADFGYFHRFHFTRSPSTIGTIHSDFKGVPSMANCLRMPMASSLCCSSSSSVPSRTRRCFGATNSTKIPMPPVNPKDPFLSKLASVAATSPDTLLNRPKNSDTPPFLDLFDSPKLMATPAQVERSVSYNEHRPRRPPPDLPSLLLHGRIVYIGMPLVPAVTELVIAELMYLQWMDPKEPIYLYINSTGTTRDDGETVGMETEGFAIYDALMQLKNEIHTVCVGAAIGHACLLLAAGTKGKRFMMPHAKAMIQQPRVPSSGLMPASDVLIRAKEVIVNRDTLVKLIAKHTENSEETVATVMKRPFYMDSVKAKEFGVIDKILWRGQEKIMADAAPPEEWDKGAGIRELDAI; this comes from the exons ATGGATAAAAAAGAGTATCCTGATCCATTGGATCGGACTCGTCCGGACCCGACCCGACCCTTAATCCCAGCACCAAATGCAGATTTTGGATACTTCCACAGGTTTCACTTCACTCGTAGTCCTAGTACAATCGGAACAATCCATTCCGACTTCAAAGGCGTTCCGTCCATGGCGAACTGTTTGCGGATGCCGATGGCCTCATCTCTCTGCTGTTCATCATCATCGTCTGTGCCGTCGCGCACACGCCGTTGTTTCGGTGCAACCAACAGCACCAAGATTCCTATGCCTCCCGTTAACCCTAAAGACCCCTTTCTGTCCAAGCTCGCTTCTGTTGCTGCCACTTCTCCCGATACGCTCCTCAACAGGCCCAAAAACTCGGATACTCCTCCATTTTTGGACTTATTTGACTCCCCCAAGCTCATGGCTACCCCTGCTCAG GTTGAAAGATCAGTTTCATACAATGAGCATAGACCAAGAAGACCTCCACCAGACTTACCCTCACTATTGCTGCACGGAAGAATAGTATACATTGGCATGCCA tTGGTGCCAGCTGTTACTGAGCTTGTTATAGCTGAGTTGATGTATCTTCAGTGGATGGATCCCAAAGAGCCAATTTATCTTTACATAAACTCCACTGGAACTACTCGTGATGATGGTGAAACG GTTGGGATGGAGACAGAAGGTTTTGCAATTTATGATGCTTTGATGCAATTGAAGAATGAG ATACATACAGTTTGTGTTGGAGCTGCGATAGGGCACGCGTGCCTATTGCTCGCTGCAGGAACCAAAGGCAAAAGGTTTATGATGCCACATGCCAAAG CAATGATTCAACAGCCTCGTGTTCCATCATCCGGTTTAATGCCAGCCAGTGATGTGCTCATTCGTGCAAAAGAG GTAATAGTAAACAGGGATACTCTCGTTAAACTTATAGCAAAGCACACTGAAAAT TCAGAAGAGACTGTGGCCACTGTGATGAAAAGGCCATTTTATATGGACTCCGTTAAAGCTAAAGAATTTGGTGTCATTGATAAG ATACTTTGGCGTGGACAGGAAAAGATTATGGCTGATGCTGCCCCACCAGAGGAATGGGACAAGGGTGCTGGGATTAGAGAACTTGATGCTATTTAG
- the LOC105168917 gene encoding ATP-dependent Clp protease proteolytic subunit-related protein 3, chloroplastic isoform X1 yields MANCLRMPMASSLCCSSSSSVPSRTRRCFGATNSTKIPMPPVNPKDPFLSKLASVAATSPDTLLNRPKNSDTPPFLDLFDSPKLMATPAQVERSVSYNEHRPRRPPPDLPSLLLHGRIVYIGMPLVPAVTELVIAELMYLQWMDPKEPIYLYINSTGTTRDDGETVGMETEGFAIYDALMQLKNEIHTVCVGAAIGHACLLLAAGTKGKRFMMPHAKAMIQQPRVPSSGLMPASDVLIRAKEVIVNRDTLVKLIAKHTENSEETVATVMKRPFYMDSVKAKEFGVIDKILWRGQEKIMADAAPPEEWDKGAGIRELDAI; encoded by the exons ATGGCGAACTGTTTGCGGATGCCGATGGCCTCATCTCTCTGCTGTTCATCATCATCGTCTGTGCCGTCGCGCACACGCCGTTGTTTCGGTGCAACCAACAGCACCAAGATTCCTATGCCTCCCGTTAACCCTAAAGACCCCTTTCTGTCCAAGCTCGCTTCTGTTGCTGCCACTTCTCCCGATACGCTCCTCAACAGGCCCAAAAACTCGGATACTCCTCCATTTTTGGACTTATTTGACTCCCCCAAGCTCATGGCTACCCCTGCTCAG GTTGAAAGATCAGTTTCATACAATGAGCATAGACCAAGAAGACCTCCACCAGACTTACCCTCACTATTGCTGCACGGAAGAATAGTATACATTGGCATGCCA tTGGTGCCAGCTGTTACTGAGCTTGTTATAGCTGAGTTGATGTATCTTCAGTGGATGGATCCCAAAGAGCCAATTTATCTTTACATAAACTCCACTGGAACTACTCGTGATGATGGTGAAACG GTTGGGATGGAGACAGAAGGTTTTGCAATTTATGATGCTTTGATGCAATTGAAGAATGAG ATACATACAGTTTGTGTTGGAGCTGCGATAGGGCACGCGTGCCTATTGCTCGCTGCAGGAACCAAAGGCAAAAGGTTTATGATGCCACATGCCAAAG CAATGATTCAACAGCCTCGTGTTCCATCATCCGGTTTAATGCCAGCCAGTGATGTGCTCATTCGTGCAAAAGAG GTAATAGTAAACAGGGATACTCTCGTTAAACTTATAGCAAAGCACACTGAAAAT TCAGAAGAGACTGTGGCCACTGTGATGAAAAGGCCATTTTATATGGACTCCGTTAAAGCTAAAGAATTTGGTGTCATTGATAAG ATACTTTGGCGTGGACAGGAAAAGATTATGGCTGATGCTGCCCCACCAGAGGAATGGGACAAGGGTGCTGGGATTAGAGAACTTGATGCTATTTAG